ACCGAAACGTTTGGGGCCGGGGCACCGGCGGAACGATTCGGCCGGTCTCCCTCTTCCTCGCGCAGCGCACATACAGGAGGGCACCAGCGCCGGCAGGCACCACGCGTCGGCCAAGCGACCAGCGCGCTCCTTCGACCGCCGCCGCCAGAGAAGAGCGCCTTGTCGTCCGCGTGCGGCCGCCCCTCACCGGATGTCGTTCGCGTGCGGCCGCCCCTCGCCGGATCTCgtgcgcctgcggccgcccctcgccGGACTACTACCCCTCCGCCTCTTCCCAGAATCCGCCCCTCTGCCTCTCCCTGGAATCCGCCCCGGCCGCCCCTCGCCAGACCTTGCAGCGCTCGAGCCTCCCCAGCCATGGCAGACTACACCCCAtggtgattttttttgttagaaCCGGTTGTAGCAAATTCAATCGCCGGTGGTAGCAAAAATCTACTACTGTTGCAGCAAAACGCTACATCTAGTAAATAAAAAAGCTTCAAACCAGACTCGGAACACATGAAGAGCTGCAACCGTTTTAACAAAAGCTTCATCCCGcagatgaaaaagtttcaacccagAGATTGAAAATCTTCAACCAGACACTACAAAAGTTGCAACCGTTTAAAAAAAAGCTTCATCCCGCAGATGAAAAAGCTTCATTCCGCAAATGAAAAAGCTTCTACAAGAGATCGAGAAAGCTTCAACCAAAATGTTGAAACCTGCGACGATgtcatttttgctggaaccagcggcATCGTTTGCTACAACCAGCGACTCACTTTGTTGGGACCCTTCACGGCGAGCTACAactggcgacgacgacggcgacgcgtTTTTGCTATAACCGCACTGGATTTTTCTGCTGGAAGTGGcttcattttttgctggaaccggcggaTTTTTTTGCTTCAAACGGTGACATCCGCAgagtttttgctggaaccggccatTAGATTTGCTGGAAAACGGTGATGGCGAGGACGGCGACCGGCGACCAGGAGCGGCAAGGACGGCGACCGGGGGCGACGAGGACGGCGACCGGAGGCGAGGACGGCGACCGGGCGGCAACAAGGACGGAGATCGGTAGTCGGGGGCAAGGACGGCGACCTGGCGGCAACAAGGACGGCGACCGGGGGCGAGGGCCGCGAGCCGGCGACGAGGACGGagaccggcgacgaggacggccacCAGAGGGGACTGGAGGCGCGGCGACGAGGGCACCGAGCAGGAGCTACAGATCTAACCCGAGGTAGAAGAAGCCCaggacgaatcgtttttttttttggcTGCATCCAGTGGCCACGCAGGCTCGCATCCAAGGGCTGGGGCTggaccggccgaaactttcggccggtgCGCTGGCGCCTAGCATCGCTCTTCATCAATAACTCCGTTTCTGTTGTAGTAGTATTTGTATTATTATGGTGTGAAAAACCGGCAATACCACCGTAATCACATACCAATACCTTTACATTACCACTCTCTGATCCAAACACTTCCCAAGAGGAAATATATAGTATAGCAGTGTGGTTCCTTTTATTCCAACACGCTATCGTCGCCGTCGGTCACCGATGCCACTGGatagaaaaactaaaaaaatcagAACCTACACAAGAAAAAATAATGGTTCCATTCTCTTTCGTATCCAGATACCTGATCGGGATCACGCGTAGTTGCTGAGGACGTGACCGGCGCGACGCCGGAGGTCTTGACATCATCCAAGCCGGCTGATAGGATGGTCTCCCCGAACTCCGGTGCCGTGCACAAGCTTCTCTATATTTAAAAATAAGAAGTGCGACTCGGATAAAAGGGGACGAAGTCGGATGCGTACAGGCGCAGCGCACTACTTCCCCCAGAGAAACACCGGCGAGCAATAATAAATGGCGTCATAGCCACGGGCCTTCCTCCCCGAAGCGGATCACACCAACCCaacccccgccgcctcgccgccttcctcctcctcgccgacCGCCCGCCCGCCCGCGACGGCACGCGTCAACCCGCTCCCCGCCGCCGGTGCTCGACTGCCGCGGGTGAGGCGGAGATCCATCCCTCTGAGCTCCTACTGACTCGACGCCGGTAACGAATCCCAGCTCCGCGCACCCGATTGATTCCCAACCCGTGTCTCCCTCCAGTTCCGAGGATTTGTTTCGGGGGTTCAGGTTCAGGTTCAGCTGAGTTGCTGGACCCCCCATGCCACACGTGAACGCCAAGGtgtcggcggtggcggcgacggggaTGTCCGCCGTGCCTgcggccgcggcgccgccgtcgccgAGGAGGTGGGAGGGGGTGGACCCGGCGCTGGAGAGGATGGTGCTGCGCGCGTGCCTGGACCAGGCCCCCGAGCGCCGCCGCGTGCGCGAGGCCTTCAAGGACGTGCAGCTCAGCATTGACCACTGCCTCTTCAAGGTCCGTATTTATTAGCAATCCTTCAGTTTAAATTGATGTGCTCTGATTTCCTGTGCTGGAGTTTAAATTGAGACCTACGATATGTTTTGGGAGGGCCCGTTTGAGGAATTGGGATCGTCTAGAGCTTGTAGCTCCATCAAAATGGCCCACACTGCTTGGTCAATGTTTCCACTACAAGCTTTCTGATTCGTCCATACCATATTCCTGCAGCCATTTTGGGAACTAATTATCGCTGTCACAATCCTAGCTCTAGTAAAATAGGATTGTCCAGACATACTACCGAGTTCTGCGTCCTTAAGTCGTCAGGCTGGTTTAGGATCATCATATGGGTTATGAATACTCTGTCTTAATCAAAAGGAATGTATGAGAAAGCAGACTATTGTGCATGTGGAGCACTATTTATAGGAAGAACTTGCCCATTTTGTGTGGTAGCTTGTTTactaatttgaactaaaaccacgacacaaACTAAGGAATGGAGGAAGTAGCTTTTATGTCTTTCCCAATGAACTTGTTCACTAGTACTAGCTTTTATGTCTTGTCCAATGAACACGCCTTACAACTCTTTTCCTAGTTATTAAATCCAGTAATCTACAAACATAGTAAAATTAAAAAAATGTAATTGAATATTCCCAAACAAGTGTACCCCTTGAATTCTCACATTCACCTTTTTGCCTGTTCTTTGGATCCTATGTTCTGAGTTCTGATACTTATATTAAAGCCAACTATGCCTTTGGTGTTATGTCATGACATGAATGACATGTCTTACTTGCATTTTCTCTATGCTGCAGGCACAATACAGTGACATTGGAACAAAAGAGGTACTATTTTGTAGTGTAGCCACAATGTACATTTTTGTCATAATAATTAGACCCCTCACTTGACTGGTGCAATATATTAATTTGAGGTATATAGAGTTGGTCCATCTTTGCATTAGTATGTGTTCTGCTTTGAACTGAATAGAGAGATTTGAGATATTACATTCTACATAAGACAACACTACAGCAGGCACAGTGATCTATTTTGTTAAGTATAATTGTGAAAATAAGCAGAATTTTCAATATCATGTTGTATAATTCCGTGTTTAAAATTATTAGCCAATGCAGTGTCAAAGCAAATTTAATGCCCACTACTTCCTCCATTGAGTTGATAGAGAAGGTCTGCTGTGAGGAATGAAATTGCTGCAGCTATTGCTTAACAAATTACTGCAGCTATGCTTAAAAGCTAAAATAAAGTTGGATAGATATTCAAAGGTTGTATGCCAACAATGTTAGTTTGCTCATTGGTATTTCTAAGCCGTGGCGTGCCATTTGATACTTTGCTCATTGGTACTCCTAACTCCTTCCTTCGCTTGATACTTTACAATGTGACATTTTTTTTCCTCTTCAACAGTCATATGAGCGGAACTCCAGAGGTGTGGAGATATTCTCAAAATGTTGGTTTCCGGAGAACCATCGTATGAAAGCAATTGTTTGTCTCTGCCATGGTTATGGAGACACCTGTACCTTTTTCCTTGATGGTATTCAGTAAACTAGTAATATTGAATTTACTTTGGCgcttcatttttgctacatttcttAAGTTCATTGTTGTTGTAGGGATTGCTAGGAAGATTGCTTCGGCTGGATATGGAGTATTTGCATTGGACTACCCTGGTTTTGGTCTTTCCGAAGGACTTCATGGATATATTCCAAGTTTTGATACTCTTGTTGACGATGTAGCTGAACATTTTGCTAAGATCAAAGGTATTCCGTCATTATATTATTGCTGGGTTTTCGTGCTGTTCATTTCTATATACGAGTTTTTGGGTAACAGTTGGAAAGTGCAATTTGTTTCTCTGCCACAGTGATATGCCTTATTCTGGTTAAAATTATTATGTACATGGAATTTGTTTCCACTAAGATGAGTAACTTGTTTTCTGCACAAGTAAAGGACATGTTTGCTAACCACCATACACACTGCCATAATGTTGTTGCAGCTTTTGGTCAAGCTGCTGCTAGTTGTATTTACCTTCTTCTTTTTATCTTCCATATGAGGAGTTTTAGAAATTAACAGAAGTTGTGAACTTGTGATACTTTTTACTCCTGGTATAGGACATTGCTTTGGTTTTGCAAAATGAGGCTAAAGAAATGCTTTTACTCTATTCAGTCTGACATCTGTAATGTTTAAGCTCTATGAACAAGAAGGAAACAATTAACTTTTTATTTGTTTGCACATACTTCACTTTGGATTCTTTTTCCTCCTGTAGCTCTTACACCACTATCACTAAGTATTCGATAGAGTGACATTTCTAACGAAACTAAGTAGCCAAACCAACATGTATTTGTACTAGAGGTGTGGATGAGCACTAGCAGTCTAGCATTAATACTGTGATACTGTTGACTTGCAATACCTGAAATTGATTGCGAATATTTCCATGTAAGAGTTAATGAAATACCTGCATTAATGCATGCAATCAATCACTTTTGATAACGGTAGTAGTCGAAAATTGCATTGGGTAAGCTTGGTAATAAATTGTTACATTACTGAACTGCTGAGAGGCTGACAAAATCTGTCACAATGATTGAATTGGCCTCTGATGTTTTATCTTCGATATAACAGAAATTATCTTGTCTTTCATTGCAATAAATTAACTTTTATCATTCTGAACTGAGTTCATATCTGTCCATACTTGTTCATAATGTTTGCTGTAAGCCAGTCCATGTAGTGTGAATATACTTCTTTCACTATTCAAGTGTGATTCATATGTTGGCAGGGAATCCTGAATACAGAGATCTCCCAAGCTTTCTGTTTGGCCAATCTATGGGTGGTGCAGTTGCATTGAAGATTCACTTTAAGCAACCAAAAGACTGGAATGGTGCAATTCTAGTTGCACCTATGTGCAAGGTGATTTTACTGCGTGAAATCCTACCTATGCTAATTATGATTGGTCACTAATTCACAAACTCGCTTTAATAGATTTCAGATGATGTGGTACCAGCTTGGCCTGTTCAGCAAGTTCTGATTTTCATGGCTAAACTCCTTCCAAAAGAGAAGCTTGTTCCACAGAAAGACTTGGCAGAATTAGCATTCagagagaaagaaaaacaagaGCAGGTCAATATTGCCCATTTTTGGTTAATACAGAGATTAATCTATTCATTGGGAACTTCTTATTCAGTTATAGCTACTCGCACGTTATGCCTGGTGGAAAGACGGTTTATATTAATTCGGTGCTTAATGCAGTGTTCCTACAATGTGATTGCCTACAAGGATAAACCACGTCTCCGAACAGCTCTGGAGATGCTGAGGACCACACAAGAGATAGAAAATCGCCTAGAAGAAGTATGTGGTTTTCACTTGCTTTGTTCTGGTTGGTTTTGTTTATATAAGCGTCATCTAAGTCTTGTACAGTTGCTTAGGTCGTTACTCATTCTGACATCAATAGCACTCCCAAATTCTTTTGTTCAA
Above is a window of Triticum dicoccoides isolate Atlit2015 ecotype Zavitan chromosome 5B, WEW_v2.0, whole genome shotgun sequence DNA encoding:
- the LOC119311060 gene encoding caffeoylshikimate esterase-like, giving the protein MPHVNAKVSAVAATGMSAVPAAAAPPSPRRWEGVDPALERMVLRACLDQAPERRRVREAFKDVQLSIDHCLFKAQYSDIGTKESYERNSRGVEIFSKCWFPENHRMKAIVCLCHGYGDTCTFFLDGIARKIASAGYGVFALDYPGFGLSEGLHGYIPSFDTLVDDVAEHFAKIKGNPEYRDLPSFLFGQSMGGAVALKIHFKQPKDWNGAILVAPMCKISDDVVPAWPVQQVLIFMAKLLPKEKLVPQKDLAELAFREKEKQEQCSYNVIAYKDKPRLRTALEMLRTTQEIENRLEEVSLPIIILHGEADLVTDPGVSKDLYEKAKTSDKTLRLYKDAYHAILEGEPDEGIFKVLDDIISWLDQHSANEIPSS